One genomic region from Amia ocellicauda isolate fAmiCal2 chromosome 4, fAmiCal2.hap1, whole genome shotgun sequence encodes:
- the ankrd34c gene encoding ankyrin repeat domain-containing protein 34C, which translates to MGDMMELRTDGNSLLKAVWLRRLRLTRLLLEGGAYINESNERGETPLMIACMSKHTDQQSVSKVKMAKYLLENKADPNIQDKMGRTALMHACSERAGHEVVALLLVNGADPSLEDRSGASALVYAINADDKETLRLLLDACKAKGKEVIIITTDKSPSGTKTTKQYLNVPPSPELEERYSPALCTSPSDIDLKTSPSPTTEKQHESIFSFQSKRSGGCGSTAPSVVTKLPTEPVSPTRKLCNPKRARLPQLKRLQSEPWGLIAPSVLAAAAAYEENKRAMSDEDVVVGAMNGLSLPKRAPLSRHNSIESKEGPSSFPTVGDQSSMTSSTPASRKTSYEKSHAQHQPLARRSTVPTEQDNTGHSASGPASLRDTMYRRRLGNEHYDSDSQLYSDSASGSLDSAKVPMERRKHNTSPLTLLTSSRESLDSIPSTSPGTARRRAPGLLERRGSGTLLLDHISHTRPGYLPPLNINPNPPIPDIRASSKPSSPLTTCVRSIVPVAPSSPKRSDLKSKKKLVRRHSMQVEQMKQLSDFEELAIQ; encoded by the coding sequence ATGGGGGATATGATGGAGCTGCGGACAGACGGGAACTCCCTGCTGAAGGCGGTGTGGCTGCGGAGGCTAAGACTCACCCGGCTGCTGCTGGAGGGGGGGGCCTATATCAACGAGAGCAACGAGAGAGGCGAGACGCCACTCATGATCGCCTGTATGTCCAAGCACACTGACCAGCAGAGCGTCAGCAAAGTCAAAATGGCCAAGTACCTGCTAGAGAACAAAGCTGATCCCAACATCCAGGACAAGATGGGCAGGACGGCCCTGATGCACGCCTGCAGTGAGAGGGCTGGCCACGAGGTTGTGGCCCTGCTGCTGGTGAACGGCGCCGACCCCAGCTTGGAAGACCGCTCAGGGGCCTCGGCGCTCGTCTACGCCATAAATGCAGATGATAAGGAGACACTAAGGCTCCTCCTGGATGCCTGCAAAGCCAAGGGCAAAGAGGTCATCATCATCACTACTGACAAGTCTCCCTCTGGCACCAAAACCACAAAGCAGTACCTGAATGTTCCGCCCTCCCCCGAGCTGGAAGAGCGCTATTCCCCGGCACTCTGCACCTCCCCCTCCGACATTGACCTCAAAACGTCCCCCTCACCTACCACCGAGAAGCAGCATGAGTCCATATTCAGCTTCCAGAGCAAACGCTCGGGGGGGTGTGGCAGTACTGCCCCCAGTGTGGTCACCAAACTACCCACCGAGCCCGTCTCCCCCACCAGGAAGCTCTGCAACCCGAAACGAGCACGACTGCCCCAGCTAAAGCGACTGCAGTCAGAGCCCTGGGGACTGATTGCGCCATCCGTCCTAGCGGCAGCAGCGGCATATGAGGAGAATAAGAGGGCCATGTCAGATGAGGATGTGGTGGTGGGAGCCATGAACGGGCTGTCCCTCCCCAAGAGAGCGCCTTTGTCGCGGCACAACAGCATAGAAAGTAAAGAGGGTCCATCTTCCTTTCCCACAGTGGGGGACCAGTCTTCGATGACGTCTTCGACACCAGCATCCCGGAAAACATCTTATGAGAAATCACACGCCCAGCATCAACCCTTGGCGCGGCGCAGCACCGTGCCCACAGAACAAGACAACACTGGTCACTCTGCCTCCGGTCCCGCCAGCTTAAGGGATACAATGTACAGGAGGCGGCTGGGCAACGAGCATTACGATTCAGACTCCCAGTTGTACTCAGACTCAGCCTCAGGCTCGCTGGATTCGGCCAAGGTTCCCATGGAAAGGAGGAAACACAACACATCCCCCTTGACACTACTCACAAGCTCTCGGGAGTCTTTAGACAGCATTCCCAGCACATCCCCAGGCACGGCACGCCGCAGGGCCCCAGGTCTTCTGGAGAGACGTGGTTCCGGGACCCTGTTGCTGGACCACATATCCCACACTCGCCCAGGATACCTGCCACCTCTGAACAtcaaccccaacccccccaTCCCGGACATCAGAGCAAGCAGCAAACCCTCCTCCCCTCTCACCACCTGCGTCAGGTCCATAGTTCCTGTAGCACCCAGCTCACCAAAGAGAAGCGACCTGAAGTCCAAAAAGAAACTAGTGAGGAGGCATTCTATGCAAGTCGAACAAATGAAACAGCTCTCTGATTTCGAGGAACTTGCCATCCAGTAG